The following are encoded in a window of Rissa tridactyla isolate bRisTri1 chromosome 3, bRisTri1.patW.cur.20221130, whole genome shotgun sequence genomic DNA:
- the ODC1 gene encoding ornithine decarboxylase produces MSNFSSEEFEFTFLDEGFTAKDILDQKINEVSSSDDKDAFYVADLGDIVKKHMRWHKALPRVTPFYAVKCNDSKAVVKTLAVLGAGFDCASKTEIQLVQSIGVSPERIIYANPCKQVSQIKHAASSGVQMMTFDSEVELMKVARAHPKAKLVLRITTDDSKAVCRLSVKFGATLKTSRLLLERAKELDLAIIGVSFHVGSGCTDPETFVQAISDARCVFDMGAELGFNMYLLDIGGGFPGSEDVKLKFEEITSVINPALDKYFPSDSGINIIAEPGRYYVASAFTLAVNIIAKKIVLKEQTGSDDEDDANDKTLMYYVNDGVYGSFNCILYDHAHVKPVLQKRPKPDDSCYSCSIWGPTCDGLDRIVERFNMPELQVGDWILFENMGAYTVAAASTFNGFQRPTIHYVMSRPAWQLMQQIKEQGFLAEVEEQDVASLPLSCAWESGIEYPATCASASINV; encoded by the exons ATGAGTAACTTCAGCAGTGAAGAATTTGAATTCACCTTCCTTGACGAAGGCTTTACTGCCAAGGATATCCTTGaccaaaaaataaatgaagtgtcATCTTCT GATGATAAAGATGCCTTCTACGTTGCTGACCTCGGTGATATTGTAAAGAAGCACATGCGCTGGCATAAAGCCCTTCCTCGGGTAACACCCTTCTATGCCGTAAAATGTAACGACAGCAAAGCTGTAGTGAAGACACTTGCCGTTCTTGGTGCAGGATTTGATTGCGCCAGTAAG ACGGAAATACAACTGGTACAGAGCATTGGTGTATCTCCTGAGCGAATAATATATGCAAATCCCTGCAAACAAGTGTCTCAAATCAAACATGCTGCCAGCAGTGGTGTACAGATGATGACATTTGATAGTGAAGTAGAACTAATGAAAGTTGCAAGGGCCCATCCAAAAGCCAA gTTAGTCTTGCGCATTACAACTGATGACTCCAAAGCAGTTTGTCGTCTGAGTGTTAAGTTTGGAGCTACGCTAAAGACTAGCAGGCTTCTTCTGGAGCGTGCAAAAGAACTTGACCTTGCCATCATTGGAGTTAG TTTCCATGTTGGAAGTGGATGTACAGACCCAGAGACCTTTGTTCAAGCCATTTCTGATGCCCGCTGTGTGTTTGATATGGGA GCTGAACTTGGCTTCAATATGTATCTGCTTGATATTGGTGGTGGCTTCCCTGGCTCTGAAGACGTCAAGCTGAAATTTGAAGAG ATCACAAGTGTAATCAACCCAGCACTGGATAAATACTTTCCTTCCGATTCTGGAATAAATATTATTGCAGAGCCAGGAAGATACTATGTTGCATCAGCTTTCACGCTGGCAGTCAAcattattgcaaaaaaaattgtattaaagGAGCAAACAGGTTCTGATG ACGAAGATGATGCAAATGACAAAACTCTTATGTATTATGTGAATGATGGAGTCTATGGATCATTCAACTGCATCTTGTATGATCACGCACATGTTAAACCAGTTCTGCAAAAG CGGCCTAAACCAGATGACAGCTGCTATTCCTGCAGCATATGGGGACCAACATGTGATGGCCTGGATCGTATTGTTGAGCGTTTTAATATGCCAGAGTTGCAAGTTGGTGACTGGATCCTGTTTGAAAACATGGGTGCCTATACTGTTGCAGCAGCTTCTACTTTCAATGGATTCCAGAGGCCAACAATACACTATGTGATGTCAAGACCAGCATG gCAACTAATGCAGCAGATCAAGGAGCAAGGGTTCCTAGCCGAAGTGGAGGAGCAGGATGTTGCTAGTCTGCCACTCTCTTGTGCCTGGGAAAGCGGAATTGAATATCCAGCAACTTGTGCTTCAGCTAGTATTAATGTATAG